The following coding sequences are from one Lycium ferocissimum isolate CSIRO_LF1 chromosome 3, AGI_CSIRO_Lferr_CH_V1, whole genome shotgun sequence window:
- the LOC132049877 gene encoding SKP1-like protein 1A — MIEDDCANTSIPLPNVTSKILAKVIEYCKRHVEAPKGEDNKVSDEDLKSFDADFVKVDQSTLFDLILAANYLNIKSLLDLTCQTVADMIKGKTPEEIRKTFNIKNDFTPEEEEEVRRENAWAFE; from the exons ATGATTGAAGATGACTGTGCTAACACCAGCATCCCTTTGCCTAATGTGACTAGTAAGATTTTGGCTAAGGTTATCGAGTACTGTAAGCGCCACGTGGAGGCTCCTAAGGGTGAAGATAATAAGGTTTCTGATGAGGATCTCAAGTCTTTTGATGCGGATTTTGTTAAAGTTGACCAGAGTACCCTTTTCGATCTTATACTG GCTGCCAACTATTTGAACATAAAGAGCCTGCTTGATCTGACATGTCAGACAGTTGCAGACATGATCAAAGGGAAGACACCTGAGGAGATCCGTAAGACATTCAACATTAAGAATGACTTCACTCctgaagaagaggaggaagtTAGGAGAGAGAATGCCTGGGCTTTTGAGTGA
- the LOC132050980 gene encoding probable BOI-related E3 ubiquitin-protein ligase 3, whose protein sequence is MAIQAQLYAVNLGFPLGSSQDLMENNACGFNQFYFNPQQQQQQQFTEIQQFQFLNQKNNQDLMNCCTSHNTNPTQSVLFPQNLACQFEKQRVEVDQLITLQNERLRLALQEQRKQQVALILRNYESKAQFLLKQKDEEIAKAANRSKELEDFLKRIEMENQTWQRIAKENAAIVLSLNNTIEQLKENACLSTNGGVGDAESCCDVPPMEDNVQASQQTRKMMCKSCNSSKSCMVFLPCRHLSSCRDCDPFLHSCPVCNVEKKASIEALI, encoded by the exons ATGGCCATTCAAGCACAGTTGTATGCAGTTAATCTTGGTTTTCCTTTGGGAAGTTCACAGGATTTGATGGAGAATAATGCTTGTGGATTCAATCAGTTTTATTTTAATCctcaacagcaacaacaacaacagttCACAGAAATCCAACAGTTTCAATTTCTCAACCAGAAAAATAATCAGGATTTGATGAACTGTTGTACAAGCCATAACACAAATCCTACACAATCAGTGCTGTTTCCTCAGAACCTGGCTTGTCAATTTGAAAAACAGAGGGTTGAGGTTGATCAGCTTATCACTTTACAG AATGAGAGACTGAGATTGGCTCTGCAAGAACAGAGAAAGCAACAAGTGGCATTAATCTTGAGAAACTACGAATCAAAGGCTCAGTTTTTACTGAAACAAAAAGACGAAGAAATTGCAAAAGCAGCAAACAGGTCAAAAGAGCTAGaagatttcttgaaaagaatAGAAATGGAGAACCAAACATGGCAGAGAATAGCCAAAGAGAACGCAGCTATTGTCCTTTCTTTAAATAACACAATTGAACAACTTAAAGAAAATGCATGTTTATCAACCAATGGTGGTGTAGGAGATGCAGAGTCTTGTTGTGATGTACCACCAATGGAGGATAACGTACAAGCATCACAACAAACGAGAAAGATGATGTGCAAAAGTTGTAATTCTAGTAAGTCGTGCATGGTTTTCTTGCCTTGTAGGCACCTTTCTTCATGCAGAGATTGTGACCCTTTTCTCCATTCATGCCCTGTATGTAACGTGGAGAAGAAAGCAAGCATAGAGGCTTTGATTTGA